A single Arcanobacterium canis DNA region contains:
- a CDS encoding heavy metal-binding domain-containing protein produces MISVTTDSLEGYSIREYKGIVSAEVIQGIHFVKDFAASVRNFFGGRSNSYEGEVLTARFDALAEMEKRAKELGANAIVGVDFGYETLGSNGSMVMVTASGTAVVIE; encoded by the coding sequence ATGATCTCCGTCACAACAGACAGTCTTGAGGGATACTCAATCCGTGAGTATAAAGGCATCGTCTCTGCTGAAGTTATTCAAGGAATACACTTCGTCAAAGATTTTGCAGCCTCGGTAAGAAACTTCTTCGGCGGTCGTTCAAATTCGTATGAGGGAGAAGTGCTGACAGCCCGATTTGATGCCCTTGCGGAGATGGAAAAACGCGCCAAAGAACTTGGCGCAAATGCTATCGTCGGCGTGGATTTCGGCTACGAGACCCTCGGCTCAAACGGCTCCATGGTGATGGTAACCGCCTCGGGCACCGCAGTGGTCATCGAATGA
- a CDS encoding PTS sugar transporter subunit IIA yields MNRDLIKEELIQLDWQVTDREDFFQQMVTKLEKLGYVRPSFRQAILKREEKYPTALPTVPEAIAIPHSDIEHVITPFIAVTRLATAVEWHEMGNNDATHPVRYIFMLGFTHDDGHVKVLQLLLKNFMAPHYMERLNTATTETDFFAAVRSLDGFAD; encoded by the coding sequence ATGAACCGCGATCTCATCAAGGAAGAATTGATTCAACTTGATTGGCAGGTGACCGATCGAGAGGACTTTTTCCAACAAATGGTCACCAAGCTTGAAAAGCTCGGTTACGTTCGACCAAGTTTTCGACAAGCCATTCTCAAGCGTGAGGAAAAATACCCCACCGCACTCCCGACGGTACCGGAAGCGATTGCCATCCCCCATTCAGATATTGAGCACGTGATCACCCCGTTCATCGCAGTGACACGACTTGCCACTGCCGTTGAATGGCACGAAATGGGCAACAATGACGCCACGCATCCTGTGCGTTACATTTTCATGCTTGGTTTCACTCACGACGACGGCCACGTCAAAGTTCTCCAGCTACTTCTGAAGAATTTCATGGCTCCCCACTATATGGAACGCCTCAACACGGCCACGACCGAAACAGATTTCTTTGCTGCAGTGCGTTCCCTCGACGGGTTCGCCGACTAA
- a CDS encoding bifunctional metallophosphatase/5'-nucleotidase has translation MINQLLRNSVIKISAAVSGAMALSLPLPASAQPSEHTVRVEPTQASIVFFQDGHDIAPVKQGTKTDPEYHGGIARLATVLAQQKARGVPTDVAFGGDLGGGTLFGAVFHGTAMVEAFNQLGVDIAGFGQHDFDYGLATTRANIAASTFPWVSSNLSVGGKPLNGAQNIAVVRKVGGVKIGYLGLTLGMETTTAGKDIAQADYVEAAKAALPALKDADVIVALAQFPRAEDAMRLLREVPQINVVLREENSFAQEGNDITMLPDGRFAVAPEGNYGSLARINFAQTEQGRWVATHEEIQVNGSVGEEPAALALEKKYQTELEKKLATKVACSDTALEKPRALGAVAAEAFRQVAGAQIGWLNAGGMRADLAAGPLTLKDILAVFPYDNKVMKIQVTGAQLRQALEQGADSSPNGDGGGYPILAGARFSYDSGAAPGTKISDLTFADGTPIKDTQVLTLGLTNYVVGGGNNVTAFASAQVILDAGFIGSDFDALVVRLTKTSQCAAGQPEKHEQFAETGQSEKKKQKTNSTTQATGKLTPSASDSDSTSALAQGTNTQKKGSTETTGLAFTGTNIVWTGAVGVVVLVVGVLLARRRRQ, from the coding sequence ATGATCAACCAACTTCTGAGAAATTCCGTTATTAAAATTTCCGCAGCAGTGTCAGGTGCGATGGCACTTTCACTGCCACTGCCCGCGTCGGCGCAGCCCAGTGAACACACTGTGCGAGTAGAGCCGACGCAGGCGTCGATTGTGTTCTTCCAAGATGGCCATGACATTGCACCAGTGAAACAGGGAACGAAAACCGATCCTGAATATCACGGCGGAATTGCACGATTGGCAACCGTTCTTGCGCAACAAAAGGCGCGAGGAGTCCCAACAGACGTGGCTTTCGGGGGTGACCTTGGCGGGGGTACGCTCTTTGGCGCTGTCTTCCACGGAACTGCGATGGTTGAGGCATTCAACCAACTCGGAGTGGACATCGCCGGTTTTGGACAGCACGATTTCGACTACGGACTTGCGACGACTCGCGCAAATATTGCGGCGTCAACATTTCCGTGGGTATCTTCGAACCTCTCCGTCGGCGGGAAACCGCTTAATGGCGCACAAAATATCGCTGTTGTGCGCAAGGTTGGTGGGGTGAAAATCGGCTACCTCGGTTTGACCCTCGGAATGGAAACGACGACAGCAGGTAAAGATATCGCCCAAGCAGATTACGTTGAAGCGGCGAAAGCTGCACTTCCTGCGCTGAAGGATGCTGATGTGATCGTGGCACTTGCACAGTTTCCTCGTGCTGAGGATGCCATGCGTCTTTTACGTGAAGTTCCACAGATCAACGTCGTCTTGCGAGAAGAAAATTCGTTCGCGCAGGAAGGCAATGACATCACCATGCTCCCTGATGGACGTTTCGCCGTCGCCCCGGAGGGAAACTATGGGTCGCTTGCTCGAATCAACTTTGCTCAGACTGAGCAGGGTCGGTGGGTTGCAACGCACGAGGAAATTCAAGTGAACGGCAGTGTCGGTGAGGAGCCGGCAGCTCTTGCCTTAGAGAAAAAGTACCAAACTGAGCTTGAGAAGAAACTTGCGACGAAGGTGGCGTGTTCCGACACTGCACTGGAAAAGCCACGAGCGCTGGGAGCAGTTGCCGCTGAAGCATTTCGTCAAGTAGCAGGGGCGCAGATCGGGTGGCTCAACGCCGGTGGAATGCGGGCTGATCTTGCTGCCGGGCCACTGACCTTGAAAGACATCCTTGCCGTGTTCCCTTACGACAATAAAGTGATGAAAATCCAGGTCACAGGCGCGCAACTGCGCCAAGCGCTTGAGCAGGGGGCAGATTCCTCACCGAATGGGGACGGTGGCGGTTACCCGATCCTGGCGGGCGCGCGTTTTTCTTATGATTCGGGCGCAGCGCCTGGCACAAAAATCAGTGATCTCACGTTTGCAGATGGGACGCCTATCAAAGATACTCAGGTTCTCACTCTCGGTCTGACCAACTATGTGGTTGGCGGAGGCAATAATGTGACCGCCTTTGCCTCAGCTCAGGTCATTCTCGACGCCGGTTTTATTGGATCCGATTTTGACGCGTTAGTTGTTCGGCTGACAAAGACGAGCCAGTGTGCTGCCGGTCAGCCCGAGAAACATGAACAGTTTGCTGAAACGGGACAGTCGGAGAAGAAAAAGCAAAAGACCAACTCAACGACTCAGGCCACAGGGAAACTGACGCCGTCTGCGTCAGACTCTGATTCGACGTCGGCCCTTGCACAGGGCACCAACACTCAGAAAAAGGGCAGCACGGAAACGACGGGCCTAGCATTTACTGGGACAAATATTGTGTGGACGGGTGCTGTTGGTGTGGTTGTGCTTGTGGTGGGTGTGTTGCTTGCGCGTCGGCGACGACAGTAA